Proteins encoded by one window of Chloroflexota bacterium:
- a CDS encoding pectate lyase, translating to MVACTAPATPTPAPTVAPKPTDVPTAVPKPTEAPKPTVAPTVAPTTAPTAAPTVAKRDLGREKLAANDGWAAEGKGTSGGADAATSQVYTVKNRKELIAALNDGKYPAPSTTPSNVAKIIYVDGTIDLNVDDNNKSLTCQDYQRDSFTQKDYNAAFDPATWGRKAVTGTLETARVASQKTQEERVRVRVGSNTTIVGVGQKATIRGVWFDVRGAATAPLSNIIIRNITFQDTFDCFPQWDPTDGADGNWNSVYDSVSLRFVDHVWVDHNTFEDVETADGKAPTYFGRHFEMHDGTVDITNAADLVTLSWNRFLNHDKTMLIGSSDTGATATGDKGKLRVTIHHNFFDGTGQRTPRVRFGQVHVYNNYYKIVNNSKYGYSWGVGIESQIYAENNYFKTDAQVALDKVIGNYKGTMIYTSGTRVNDKDVDLLAAHNAANDPDIAGKVEWKPTLVVKVEPVETVVSTVESGAGPISW from the coding sequence ATGGTGGCGTGTACCGCGCCGGCAACTCCTACACCGGCGCCCACGGTCGCGCCCAAGCCGACCGATGTACCAACGGCGGTACCCAAGCCAACCGAAGCGCCGAAACCAACTGTCGCGCCCACGGTCGCGCCGACCACCGCGCCCACTGCCGCGCCGACGGTTGCCAAGCGCGATCTCGGACGCGAAAAACTCGCGGCGAATGATGGCTGGGCAGCGGAGGGTAAAGGAACGTCCGGCGGAGCGGATGCCGCGACGAGCCAGGTCTACACGGTGAAGAACCGAAAAGAATTGATCGCCGCGCTCAACGATGGCAAGTACCCCGCGCCTTCGACGACGCCGTCGAATGTCGCCAAGATCATCTATGTTGATGGTACGATTGACCTGAACGTGGACGACAATAACAAATCGTTGACGTGTCAGGACTACCAACGCGATAGTTTCACTCAAAAAGATTACAACGCGGCGTTTGATCCGGCGACGTGGGGTCGCAAAGCCGTGACGGGCACTCTCGAAACCGCGCGGGTGGCTTCGCAAAAAACGCAGGAAGAACGCGTGCGCGTGCGCGTCGGCTCGAACACGACCATCGTCGGCGTTGGGCAAAAGGCGACGATTCGCGGCGTGTGGTTCGATGTGCGCGGCGCCGCGACGGCGCCACTCAGTAATATCATCATTCGCAATATCACGTTCCAGGATACCTTTGACTGCTTCCCGCAATGGGATCCGACCGACGGCGCGGATGGAAACTGGAACTCGGTGTACGATTCTGTCTCACTGCGATTCGTGGATCATGTCTGGGTAGACCACAACACGTTCGAAGATGTGGAAACCGCCGACGGCAAAGCCCCCACATATTTTGGTCGCCACTTTGAAATGCACGATGGGACCGTAGATATCACCAACGCCGCCGATCTCGTGACCCTTTCCTGGAATCGCTTCCTGAATCACGACAAGACCATGCTGATCGGTTCGTCCGACACCGGCGCAACGGCGACCGGTGACAAAGGCAAGTTGCGCGTGACGATCCATCACAACTTTTTCGACGGCACGGGGCAACGCACGCCGCGCGTCCGCTTTGGTCAGGTTCACGTTTACAACAACTATTACAAGATCGTGAACAATTCCAAGTATGGATATAGTTGGGGTGTCGGCATCGAATCGCAGATTTACGCCGAGAACAATTATTTCAAGACCGATGCTCAAGTTGCGCTGGATAAAGTCATCGGCAACTACAAAGGCACGATGATTTACACCTCCGGCACGCGCGTGAACGACAAGGACGTTGACCTGCTCGCCGCGCACAACGCCGCGAACGATCCGGATATCGCCGGCAAAGTGGAATGGAAACCGACCCTGGTCGTCAAGGTTGAGCCGGTCGAAACCGTGGTCTCTACCGTCGAGAGCGGTGCGGGTCCAATCAGCTGGTAG
- a CDS encoding alpha-glucosidase/alpha-galactosidase: MYLNSKPLELKIAYIGGGSRQWARKLMYDLALCPDLAGQVALYDLDLESARLNEEFGNWLHASRQPGVVSRWHYTAIATLEETLRGADFVVLSIQPGSLEVMGEEIAIAERYDMFFPVGDTTGAPGLVRGLRSALIYADFARAIAAQCPNAWVINYTNPMTICTRTLTRVEPRLNVFGCCHEVFGTQHLLASLVEKYLGVSPMPARQEIQVNVAGINHFTWIDRAFYRDLDLLALVRRHIAEPGVLREYTRAEVESWNDWFRSAHQIKFELFKRYGLLGAAGDRHLAEFLPGFTRSPEELFRWGVIRTPVSGYRIERWRDAPQQTREVMTGRVPLALDASGEEGVAQMRALLGLGDLVTNVNIENVGQISNLPLRAVVETNARFSRDQVQPVVAGALPPGVHALVAQHVADQEMIVEAALSRDKDLAFQAVLNDPTNRLPLDETWEMFGEMLQASRAFLPGWDI, translated from the coding sequence ATGTACCTAAACTCAAAACCGCTCGAACTCAAGATCGCGTACATCGGCGGCGGCAGTCGTCAGTGGGCGCGCAAGTTGATGTACGATCTCGCGCTCTGCCCCGACCTGGCGGGGCAGGTCGCGCTGTACGATCTTGATCTCGAATCGGCGCGACTGAATGAGGAATTCGGTAACTGGCTGCACGCTTCGCGACAGCCCGGCGTTGTCTCGCGCTGGCATTACACGGCGATTGCCACGCTCGAAGAAACGTTGCGCGGCGCGGATTTCGTCGTGCTTTCGATTCAGCCCGGCTCGCTGGAAGTGATGGGCGAAGAAATCGCGATTGCCGAACGCTACGACATGTTCTTCCCGGTCGGCGACACGACCGGCGCGCCCGGGCTCGTGCGCGGTCTGCGCTCCGCGCTCATCTACGCCGATTTCGCGCGCGCCATTGCCGCGCAGTGTCCAAATGCCTGGGTCATCAATTACACGAATCCGATGACGATCTGCACGCGCACGCTCACGCGCGTCGAACCCAGGTTGAACGTGTTCGGTTGTTGCCACGAAGTGTTCGGCACGCAACATCTGCTTGCCTCACTCGTAGAAAAGTATCTCGGTGTTTCGCCGATGCCCGCGCGCCAGGAAATTCAAGTCAACGTTGCCGGCATCAACCATTTTACGTGGATTGATCGCGCGTTCTATCGCGACCTGGACTTGCTCGCGCTCGTGCGGCGACACATCGCCGAACCCGGCGTGCTCCGCGAGTACACGCGCGCCGAGGTCGAAAGTTGGAACGATTGGTTCCGCAGCGCGCATCAAATCAAATTCGAATTGTTCAAACGCTACGGACTGCTCGGCGCGGCGGGCGACCGCCACCTCGCCGAATTTTTACCGGGATTCACGCGCTCGCCCGAAGAACTGTTTCGCTGGGGCGTGATTCGCACGCCCGTGTCCGGTTATCGCATCGAACGTTGGCGCGACGCGCCGCAACAAACGCGCGAGGTGATGACCGGACGCGTGCCGCTCGCGCTCGATGCGTCCGGCGAAGAAGGCGTCGCGCAAATGCGCGCGTTGCTTGGGCTTGGCGATTTGGTGACAAATGTGAACATTGAGAACGTGGGGCAAATTTCCAATTTGCCTTTGCGCGCGGTTGTGGAAACCAACGCGCGCTTTTCGCGCGATCAAGTGCAACCCGTAGTCGCGGGCGCGCTGCCGCCCGGCGTCCACGCGCTCGTCGCGCAACATGTGGCGGATCAAGAGATGATCGTCGAAGCGGCATTGTCGCGCGATAAAGACCTTGCGTTCCAAGCCGTGCTCAACGATCCGACCAATCGTTTGCCGCTGGACGAAACCTGGGAGATGTTTGGCGAGATGTTGCAAGCCAGCCGCGCGTTTTTGCCGGGTTGGGATATTTAA
- a CDS encoding extracellular solute-binding protein, whose translation MSQKIMFIRMALVALAIVALTACVAPTAEPTKAPPAAAPTTGASGATAPAATKAPAPTAAPPTPAATKPVDIELWAQATTTQAGPPPESWVGYKTIREKLNINLKYVIIPTGADGETKLNAAAAANALPDFFQTASTSSERNKCIELNKQGLIAPIDDVLKAMPNRVKTHYDSASLALTKVDGKQMCTVEVPNLPRREGLVIRKDWLDKLGLKAPTTIDELLVVAKAFTEKDPDGNGKNDTYGLGGYWDSGTWGLGNRFDFFVGAYGLPDLWNFANPDKFGLNVRDPDFPKALAAFKQFVDAKVIDPDWATINRDEFRIRHAQGRYGIMWEDFAALANQPNYVKFDANFPTGEWAPLPALKGPTGKKSYYDAYGAIGSIFAMSKKAADAGKGPAIAKLLEWMASPEGYYLNGFGVEGVNYKLDKDGVVTTEGLPDPKLAWNAEATQNLTQMRNQLIYVNDPKEVQARYVDFKSKNGRTISPMSFYQFFSSQPWTDSKPDKLITFPANRADLKRFYDENILGFVLGTKPLTDQSWADFLKGLDSLGAAKWEAEAKKTLQDAGYAVK comes from the coding sequence ATGAGTCAGAAAATCATGTTCATCAGAATGGCGTTGGTCGCGCTTGCCATCGTGGCGCTGACGGCGTGTGTCGCGCCAACAGCCGAACCGACCAAAGCGCCGCCTGCGGCTGCCCCGACGACAGGTGCGTCCGGCGCAACAGCGCCTGCCGCGACCAAAGCGCCAGCGCCGACCGCCGCGCCGCCGACACCGGCGGCGACTAAGCCCGTTGACATCGAACTGTGGGCGCAGGCAACCACGACCCAGGCAGGTCCGCCCCCAGAAAGCTGGGTCGGTTACAAGACGATCCGCGAAAAACTAAACATCAATCTCAAGTACGTGATCATTCCCACCGGCGCAGACGGCGAAACCAAGCTCAACGCCGCCGCCGCCGCGAATGCTTTGCCCGATTTCTTTCAGACCGCCAGTACTTCGAGCGAACGCAACAAGTGCATCGAACTGAACAAGCAGGGTTTGATCGCGCCGATTGACGACGTGCTGAAGGCAATGCCCAATCGCGTCAAGACGCACTATGACTCTGCCTCGCTCGCCTTGACCAAAGTTGATGGCAAACAAATGTGTACCGTCGAAGTGCCCAATCTGCCCCGCCGCGAGGGTCTTGTCATTCGCAAAGATTGGCTCGACAAGTTGGGACTCAAAGCGCCGACGACGATTGACGAGTTGCTCGTCGTTGCCAAAGCATTCACCGAAAAGGATCCGGACGGCAACGGCAAGAACGATACGTACGGACTCGGCGGCTACTGGGATTCCGGGACGTGGGGACTGGGCAATCGGTTCGACTTTTTCGTCGGCGCGTATGGCTTGCCCGACTTGTGGAACTTTGCCAACCCGGACAAGTTCGGGCTGAACGTGCGCGACCCAGACTTTCCCAAGGCGCTCGCGGCGTTCAAACAATTTGTGGACGCCAAAGTGATTGATCCAGACTGGGCGACGATCAATCGCGACGAATTCCGCATTCGTCACGCCCAGGGTCGGTATGGTATCATGTGGGAAGATTTCGCGGCGCTCGCCAATCAACCCAACTACGTCAAGTTCGACGCCAACTTTCCCACCGGCGAATGGGCGCCGCTACCCGCGCTCAAAGGACCGACCGGGAAAAAATCGTACTATGACGCGTATGGCGCGATCGGCAGTATCTTTGCCATGTCCAAAAAAGCCGCCGATGCCGGCAAAGGTCCCGCCATCGCCAAGTTGCTCGAATGGATGGCGTCGCCGGAGGGCTACTATCTGAATGGTTTTGGCGTGGAAGGCGTCAACTACAAATTGGACAAGGATGGCGTGGTGACGACCGAAGGTCTGCCCGACCCCAAGTTGGCATGGAATGCCGAAGCCACGCAGAACCTGACCCAAATGCGGAATCAATTGATCTACGTCAACGATCCAAAAGAGGTGCAAGCGCGCTACGTGGATTTCAAGAGCAAGAACGGTCGCACGATTTCACCCATGTCATTCTACCAGTTCTTCTCGAGCCAACCGTGGACCGATTCCAAGCCAGATAAATTGATCACGTTCCCGGCGAACCGCGCGGACCTCAAGCGCTTTTACGATGAAAACATCCTGGGATTCGTCCTGGGAACCAAGCCGCTGACCGATCAGTCCTGGGCAGACTTTCTCAAGGGTCTGGACAGTCTGGGCGCTGCCAAGTGGGAAGCCGAAGCCAAGAAGACTTTGCAAGACGCGGGATACGCGGTAAAATAA
- a CDS encoding glycoside hydrolase family 88 protein yields MTQRWSVRMADSTMARFDALADEWNYQWGLVLRGFEQVWRATGDDKYFAYMQSNIDRFVQPDGTIRGYHVEEYNVDRLNTGKVLFPLYEKTGDAKYKRALDLLRAQLDTHPRTNSRGFWHKQIYPYQMWLDGLYMATAFWAQYESSFASQRAEAAHRPNHTLAPWDDIAHQFVLIEAHTRDPQTGLLYHAWNESKQQLWANPQTGCSSYFWGRAIGWYVMALVDVLGYMPSDHPTRALLLAILTRTLEAVMRVQDPATGVWYQILDQGTRAGNYLESSGSCMFVCAMASGARLGYLNAEYARVAQRAFEGIVQQFVTTNDDGTINLTHTCRSAGLGGTPYRDGSFEYYINEPIVTNNHHGVGAFILASAEIEKLG; encoded by the coding sequence ATGACTCAACGATGGTCTGTACGAATGGCAGATTCGACGATGGCGCGCTTTGACGCGCTCGCCGACGAGTGGAATTATCAATGGGGTCTCGTGCTGAGAGGTTTCGAGCAAGTGTGGCGCGCGACCGGCGATGATAAATATTTCGCGTACATGCAATCCAACATTGATCGCTTTGTGCAACCTGATGGCACGATTCGCGGTTACCACGTCGAAGAGTACAACGTGGACCGGCTCAACACTGGCAAGGTGTTGTTTCCGCTCTACGAAAAAACCGGCGACGCGAAATACAAACGCGCGCTCGATCTCCTCCGCGCACAACTCGACACGCACCCACGCACCAACTCGCGCGGTTTTTGGCACAAGCAAATCTACCCGTACCAAATGTGGCTCGACGGTTTGTACATGGCAACCGCGTTTTGGGCGCAGTACGAATCCAGCTTTGCGAGCCAGCGGGCGGAGGCGGCGCACCGACCGAACCACACGCTCGCGCCCTGGGATGACATCGCGCACCAATTCGTCTTGATCGAGGCGCACACGCGCGATCCGCAAACCGGTTTGCTCTACCACGCCTGGAACGAAAGCAAACAGCAACTCTGGGCAAACCCGCAAACCGGGTGTTCCTCCTATTTCTGGGGACGCGCCATCGGTTGGTACGTGATGGCGTTGGTGGATGTGCTCGGCTACATGCCGAGCGATCATCCCACGCGCGCGCTCTTGCTTGCGATTCTCACGCGCACCCTCGAAGCGGTGATGCGCGTCCAAGACCCAGCCACCGGCGTGTGGTATCAAATTCTCGATCAAGGCACGCGTGCCGGCAATTACCTCGAATCATCGGGGTCATGCATGTTCGTGTGCGCGATGGCAAGTGGCGCGCGCTTGGGCTATCTCAATGCGGAGTACGCACGCGTCGCGCAACGTGCGTTCGAAGGCATCGTCCAGCAATTCGTCACGACGAATGACGACGGCACGATCAATCTCACGCACACGTGCCGCAGCGCGGGCTTGGGCGGCACGCCGTACCGCGACGGTTCGTTCGAGTACTATATCAACGAACCTATCGTGACGAACAACCATCACGGCGTCGGCGCGTTTATTTTGGCGAGCGCGGAAATCGAAAAACTGGGATAA
- a CDS encoding pectinesterase A has translation MPTFDAIVDAAYTGAEGARVNGVKTFARIASALNDAPSNATQPYLIVIKAGRYYEKLDITKPFITWLGEDRAKTIVTFDVASDTKRPDGTTYGTYDSGTVIVRASDFRAENLTIENGFDYPANAAKANDDPTRFANPQAVALKTDKGSDRAFFKNINLVGYQDTLFVNSGRQYFCQCAISGHVDFIFGAGQAVFDDCEIVSRDRGSTTNNGYITAASTSLDQPFGFLFIQCRLRKETPAMADASVTLGRPWHPTTNLPDGTRAADPNAVGHVAFINCWMDSHVAAKGWDSMTGKDKDGNTLTFLPADSRFYECGTTGPGAIKSDTRRLLSESQSQKYTISNVLNGWNPSK, from the coding sequence ATGCCAACCTTTGATGCAATCGTGGATGCCGCGTACACTGGCGCAGAGGGCGCGCGCGTGAACGGGGTCAAAACATTCGCGCGGATCGCGAGTGCGTTGAACGATGCGCCGAGCAACGCGACCCAGCCATACCTCATCGTCATCAAGGCCGGACGCTATTACGAAAAACTCGACATCACGAAACCGTTCATCACCTGGCTCGGCGAGGATCGCGCTAAAACCATCGTCACGTTCGATGTTGCTTCGGACACGAAAAGACCGGACGGCACAACCTACGGCACGTACGACAGCGGCACGGTGATCGTGCGCGCGAGCGATTTTCGCGCCGAGAACTTGACGATTGAGAACGGCTTTGATTATCCGGCGAACGCCGCCAAAGCGAACGACGATCCGACACGCTTTGCCAATCCACAAGCAGTCGCGCTCAAGACCGACAAGGGTAGCGACCGCGCCTTTTTCAAAAACATCAACCTGGTCGGTTATCAAGACACGTTGTTCGTCAATTCGGGCAGGCAATATTTTTGCCAGTGTGCGATCAGCGGGCACGTAGATTTTATTTTCGGCGCGGGGCAAGCCGTGTTCGACGATTGCGAGATTGTCTCGCGCGACCGCGGCAGCACAACCAACAATGGCTACATCACCGCCGCAAGTACTTCGCTTGATCAACCGTTCGGATTCTTGTTCATCCAGTGTCGACTGAGAAAAGAAACGCCGGCGATGGCGGACGCTTCGGTGACACTGGGTCGTCCCTGGCATCCGACGACTAATTTGCCGGATGGCACACGCGCCGCTGATCCAAACGCGGTCGGTCATGTCGCGTTCATCAATTGCTGGATGGATTCACACGTCGCTGCCAAGGGTTGGGATTCGATGACCGGCAAAGACAAGGATGGCAACACCCTGACCTTCCTCCCCGCCGATTCGCGCTTTTACGAATGCGGCACGACCGGACCCGGCGCGATCAAGAGCGACACACGTCGGCTGTTATCGGAGAGCCAATCTCAAAAGTATACGATCTCGAATGTTCTGAATGGCTGGAATCCCAGCAAATAA